One part of the Raphanus sativus cultivar WK10039 chromosome 7, ASM80110v3, whole genome shotgun sequence genome encodes these proteins:
- the LOC108817943 gene encoding uncharacterized protein LOC108817943 isoform X1 produces the protein MILSAIPEIIVFMCGRDTHHRSFFTLFTFSLFLRNSRVFSRIEASAVSEMAKTRGGGQVGSRRSRRNQGLDVVDPTLTVKKRTTKKVAAPTKALVLMPTRRSSRIKKVAAQDDEVEDELEDVTPEYIPRDDELEDVTPEYIPRDDEVEDVTPEDVTPVADQAEKARSEDDKEEGEACLKGQEQKEDDGEPANMVEDEVLNEEGNEEVSNAQDDEIPSNEGVELQGEEVKEKNRKGPTKMRRVAENPNEKVAVTFTDFGEHVGPGSVTLSSFLGPLVREHVPVTLSDWRRLDAATKATMWEEIQGRFNLQEEWHKAVIFKQLGSLWRAGKSRLVSQVRAAKTAAERLKLKPSNVPSIQVWNTWVRSKTTSRFTEISNRYRELRKNQIPHTTSRKGMIRLAYDMKKKSQDPKKVSRSKVWIAGHTHADGRPVKPQYAETIEQIQSLDSQMDSTSAADNIREDAVTKILGKDKPGRVRGFGRGITATKLAFLQSRDAKIADMASEIEELKGMKTNGETETSETSVGFKEGVRVQILDWFESEDVVVGEGEFCSDEPMYKIGRVPIGPNVVAVIVKSALISEAFLWRPTTDVLSLEDAVGCKVAWPINKVVLDRNPVASQDVSMQHKEGETRRCKIYDWTSEEEEVIAEGLLCSSNSKEMVNNIPLGPNAVSIEVVKVFKDNAHLWRPTAEMFLIGDAINEKIAWPLLKFEIMASITTAATPAKPAATKTASPTKPAKKKAMRSGSTSTTKSAKQKCILFDCSNTGRKVAEGRVASTDPKELCHFVPLGPNASKVWVEVAKIGDAKVWRPNSEIEYISDVIGSVVAWPNDKLKLV, from the exons ATCATTCTTCACTCTCTTCACTTTCTCACTGTTTCTAAGAAACTCCCGAGTGTTCTCACGAATCGAAGCTTCAGCAG TTTCAGAAATGGCAAAAACAAGAGGAGGAGGACAAGTTGGTTCTCGTCGGAGTAGACGTAATCAAGGCTTGGATGTAGTAGATCCAACACTAACAGTGAAGAAAAGAACAACAAAGAAAGTGGCTGCCCCAACAAAGGCTTTAGTTCTAATGCCAACGAGAAGAAGTAGTAGAATCAAGAAAGTGGCTGCTCAAGATGACGAGGTAGAAGATGAGCTAGAAGATGTTACACCAGAATATATTCCGCGAGATGATGAGCTAGAAGATGTTACACCAGAATATATTCCGCGAGATGATGAGGTAGAAGATGTAACACCGGAAGATGTAACACCAGTGGCTGATCAAGCTGAGAAGGCAAGGTCTGAAGATgataaagaagaaggagaagcttGTTTGAAAGGACAGGAACAGAAAGAGGATGATGGAGAACCTGCTAATATGGTAGAAGATGAAGTTCTCAATGAGGAAGGGAACGAAGAAGTCAGCAATGCTCAAGATGATGAGATTCCTAGTAACGAAGGAGTTGAGCTACAAGGGGAagaagtgaaagaaaaaaatagaaaaggacCAACAAAGATGCGTAGAGTGGCTGAAAATCCTAATGAAAAGGTTGCGGTCACATTCACTGACTTTGGTGAGCATGTTGGACCTGGTTCAGTAACACTATCATCTTTTCTTGGTCCTCTTGTGAGGGAACATGTTCCGGTAACACTTTCTGATTGGAGAAGACTTGATGCAGCGACTAAAGCAACAATGTGGGAAGAAATTCAG GGGAGGTTTAACTTGCAAGAAGAGTGGCATAAAGCTGTTATTTTCAAGCAGTTGGGAAGCTTGTGGAGGGCTGGGAAGTCAAGGCTAGTGTCACAAGTACGGGCAGCGAAGACTGCTGCTGagagattaaaattaaaacccaGCAACGTCCCATCTATACAAGTGTGGAACACTTGGGTTAGGAGCAAGACTACCTCAAGATTCACG GAAATAAGTAATAGGTACCGAGAGCTGAGAAAAAATCAGATTCCTCATACCACCAGCCGCAAAGGAATGATTCGTTTAGCTTATGATATG aaaaaaaagagtcaaGACCCGAAAAAAGTGAGTAGGAGTAAGGTATGGATTGCGGGACATACTCACGCTGATGGTAGACCCGTGAAGCCTCAATATGCTGAGACTATT GAACAAATCCAGTCACTTGATAGTCAAATGGACTCTACATCAGCTGCTGATAACATAAGGGAGGATGCTGTCACCAAGATTTTGGGAAAAGACAAACCTGGACGAGTAAGGGGGTTTGGTAGAGGGATTACGGCTACTAAACTAGCATTTCTGCAATCTAGAGACGCAAAGATTGCTGATATGGCTAGTGAGATTGAAGAGTTGAAGGGCATG AAAACTAATGGTGAGACTGAAACATCTGAGACAAGTGTTGGATTCAAAGAAGGAGTCAGAGTACAAATACTGGATTGGTTTGAGTCAGAAGATGTAGTTGTTGGTGAAGGAGAATTTTGCTCTGATGAACCGATGTACAAAATTGGTCGTGTGCCTATTGGTCCTAATGTAGTGGCTGTTATTGTTAAGTCTGCATTAATCTCGGAAGCTTTTCTCTGGAGGCCTACGACAGATGTATTATCTCTTGAGGACGCAGTGGGATGCAAAGTAGCTTGGCCAATAAATAAAGTGGTTTTGGACAGGAATCCAGTAGCGTCTCAAGATGTATCGATG CAACACAAGgaaggcgaaactcgaagatgCAAAATCTATGACTGGacttcagaagaagaagaggttatTGCTGAAGGTCTCCTGTGCTCATCTAATTCCAAAGAGATGGTTAACAATATACCTCTGGGTCCAAATGCGGTGAGCATTGAAGTGGTGAAGGTGTTTAAAGATAATGCTCATTTGTGGAGGCCAACTGCGGAGATGTTTTTGATTGGTGATGCAATTAACGAGAAAATCGCATGGCCACTCCTCAAGTTTGAAATCATGGCTTCGATCACTACAGCTGCAACACCTGCAAAACCTGCAGCCACGAAAACAGCATCACCTACCAAACCAGCAAAGAAAAAAGCAATG AGGTCAGGCAGCACTAGTACCACCAAAAGTGCAAAGCAGAAGTGTATTCTCTTCGACTGCAGCAACACCGGACGTAAGGTAGCTGAAGGAAGAGTGGCTTCAACTGATCCGAAAGAGCTGTGTCACTTTGTGCCCCTGGGTCCAAATGCAAGCAAGGTGTGGGTTGAAGTGGCTAAGATTGGTGATGCAAAGGTGTGGAGGCCAAATTCAGAGATTGAATACATCTCTGATGTAATAGGTTCGGTTGTGGCATGGCCAAATGATAAACTGAAGTTGGTGTGA
- the LOC108817943 gene encoding uncharacterized protein LOC108817943 isoform X2 translates to MILSAIPEIIVFMCGRDTHHRNSRVFSRIEASAVSEMAKTRGGGQVGSRRSRRNQGLDVVDPTLTVKKRTTKKVAAPTKALVLMPTRRSSRIKKVAAQDDEVEDELEDVTPEYIPRDDELEDVTPEYIPRDDEVEDVTPEDVTPVADQAEKARSEDDKEEGEACLKGQEQKEDDGEPANMVEDEVLNEEGNEEVSNAQDDEIPSNEGVELQGEEVKEKNRKGPTKMRRVAENPNEKVAVTFTDFGEHVGPGSVTLSSFLGPLVREHVPVTLSDWRRLDAATKATMWEEIQGRFNLQEEWHKAVIFKQLGSLWRAGKSRLVSQVRAAKTAAERLKLKPSNVPSIQVWNTWVRSKTTSRFTEISNRYRELRKNQIPHTTSRKGMIRLAYDMKKKSQDPKKVSRSKVWIAGHTHADGRPVKPQYAETIEQIQSLDSQMDSTSAADNIREDAVTKILGKDKPGRVRGFGRGITATKLAFLQSRDAKIADMASEIEELKGMKTNGETETSETSVGFKEGVRVQILDWFESEDVVVGEGEFCSDEPMYKIGRVPIGPNVVAVIVKSALISEAFLWRPTTDVLSLEDAVGCKVAWPINKVVLDRNPVASQDVSMQHKEGETRRCKIYDWTSEEEEVIAEGLLCSSNSKEMVNNIPLGPNAVSIEVVKVFKDNAHLWRPTAEMFLIGDAINEKIAWPLLKFEIMASITTAATPAKPAATKTASPTKPAKKKAMRSGSTSTTKSAKQKCILFDCSNTGRKVAEGRVASTDPKELCHFVPLGPNASKVWVEVAKIGDAKVWRPNSEIEYISDVIGSVVAWPNDKLKLV, encoded by the exons AAACTCCCGAGTGTTCTCACGAATCGAAGCTTCAGCAG TTTCAGAAATGGCAAAAACAAGAGGAGGAGGACAAGTTGGTTCTCGTCGGAGTAGACGTAATCAAGGCTTGGATGTAGTAGATCCAACACTAACAGTGAAGAAAAGAACAACAAAGAAAGTGGCTGCCCCAACAAAGGCTTTAGTTCTAATGCCAACGAGAAGAAGTAGTAGAATCAAGAAAGTGGCTGCTCAAGATGACGAGGTAGAAGATGAGCTAGAAGATGTTACACCAGAATATATTCCGCGAGATGATGAGCTAGAAGATGTTACACCAGAATATATTCCGCGAGATGATGAGGTAGAAGATGTAACACCGGAAGATGTAACACCAGTGGCTGATCAAGCTGAGAAGGCAAGGTCTGAAGATgataaagaagaaggagaagcttGTTTGAAAGGACAGGAACAGAAAGAGGATGATGGAGAACCTGCTAATATGGTAGAAGATGAAGTTCTCAATGAGGAAGGGAACGAAGAAGTCAGCAATGCTCAAGATGATGAGATTCCTAGTAACGAAGGAGTTGAGCTACAAGGGGAagaagtgaaagaaaaaaatagaaaaggacCAACAAAGATGCGTAGAGTGGCTGAAAATCCTAATGAAAAGGTTGCGGTCACATTCACTGACTTTGGTGAGCATGTTGGACCTGGTTCAGTAACACTATCATCTTTTCTTGGTCCTCTTGTGAGGGAACATGTTCCGGTAACACTTTCTGATTGGAGAAGACTTGATGCAGCGACTAAAGCAACAATGTGGGAAGAAATTCAG GGGAGGTTTAACTTGCAAGAAGAGTGGCATAAAGCTGTTATTTTCAAGCAGTTGGGAAGCTTGTGGAGGGCTGGGAAGTCAAGGCTAGTGTCACAAGTACGGGCAGCGAAGACTGCTGCTGagagattaaaattaaaacccaGCAACGTCCCATCTATACAAGTGTGGAACACTTGGGTTAGGAGCAAGACTACCTCAAGATTCACG GAAATAAGTAATAGGTACCGAGAGCTGAGAAAAAATCAGATTCCTCATACCACCAGCCGCAAAGGAATGATTCGTTTAGCTTATGATATG aaaaaaaagagtcaaGACCCGAAAAAAGTGAGTAGGAGTAAGGTATGGATTGCGGGACATACTCACGCTGATGGTAGACCCGTGAAGCCTCAATATGCTGAGACTATT GAACAAATCCAGTCACTTGATAGTCAAATGGACTCTACATCAGCTGCTGATAACATAAGGGAGGATGCTGTCACCAAGATTTTGGGAAAAGACAAACCTGGACGAGTAAGGGGGTTTGGTAGAGGGATTACGGCTACTAAACTAGCATTTCTGCAATCTAGAGACGCAAAGATTGCTGATATGGCTAGTGAGATTGAAGAGTTGAAGGGCATG AAAACTAATGGTGAGACTGAAACATCTGAGACAAGTGTTGGATTCAAAGAAGGAGTCAGAGTACAAATACTGGATTGGTTTGAGTCAGAAGATGTAGTTGTTGGTGAAGGAGAATTTTGCTCTGATGAACCGATGTACAAAATTGGTCGTGTGCCTATTGGTCCTAATGTAGTGGCTGTTATTGTTAAGTCTGCATTAATCTCGGAAGCTTTTCTCTGGAGGCCTACGACAGATGTATTATCTCTTGAGGACGCAGTGGGATGCAAAGTAGCTTGGCCAATAAATAAAGTGGTTTTGGACAGGAATCCAGTAGCGTCTCAAGATGTATCGATG CAACACAAGgaaggcgaaactcgaagatgCAAAATCTATGACTGGacttcagaagaagaagaggttatTGCTGAAGGTCTCCTGTGCTCATCTAATTCCAAAGAGATGGTTAACAATATACCTCTGGGTCCAAATGCGGTGAGCATTGAAGTGGTGAAGGTGTTTAAAGATAATGCTCATTTGTGGAGGCCAACTGCGGAGATGTTTTTGATTGGTGATGCAATTAACGAGAAAATCGCATGGCCACTCCTCAAGTTTGAAATCATGGCTTCGATCACTACAGCTGCAACACCTGCAAAACCTGCAGCCACGAAAACAGCATCACCTACCAAACCAGCAAAGAAAAAAGCAATG AGGTCAGGCAGCACTAGTACCACCAAAAGTGCAAAGCAGAAGTGTATTCTCTTCGACTGCAGCAACACCGGACGTAAGGTAGCTGAAGGAAGAGTGGCTTCAACTGATCCGAAAGAGCTGTGTCACTTTGTGCCCCTGGGTCCAAATGCAAGCAAGGTGTGGGTTGAAGTGGCTAAGATTGGTGATGCAAAGGTGTGGAGGCCAAATTCAGAGATTGAATACATCTCTGATGTAATAGGTTCGGTTGTGGCATGGCCAAATGATAAACTGAAGTTGGTGTGA
- the LOC108817943 gene encoding uncharacterized protein LOC108817943 isoform X3, which translates to MAKTRGGGQVGSRRSRRNQGLDVVDPTLTVKKRTTKKVAAPTKALVLMPTRRSSRIKKVAAQDDEVEDELEDVTPEYIPRDDELEDVTPEYIPRDDEVEDVTPEDVTPVADQAEKARSEDDKEEGEACLKGQEQKEDDGEPANMVEDEVLNEEGNEEVSNAQDDEIPSNEGVELQGEEVKEKNRKGPTKMRRVAENPNEKVAVTFTDFGEHVGPGSVTLSSFLGPLVREHVPVTLSDWRRLDAATKATMWEEIQGRFNLQEEWHKAVIFKQLGSLWRAGKSRLVSQVRAAKTAAERLKLKPSNVPSIQVWNTWVRSKTTSRFTEISNRYRELRKNQIPHTTSRKGMIRLAYDMKKKSQDPKKVSRSKVWIAGHTHADGRPVKPQYAETIEQIQSLDSQMDSTSAADNIREDAVTKILGKDKPGRVRGFGRGITATKLAFLQSRDAKIADMASEIEELKGMKTNGETETSETSVGFKEGVRVQILDWFESEDVVVGEGEFCSDEPMYKIGRVPIGPNVVAVIVKSALISEAFLWRPTTDVLSLEDAVGCKVAWPINKVVLDRNPVASQDVSMQHKEGETRRCKIYDWTSEEEEVIAEGLLCSSNSKEMVNNIPLGPNAVSIEVVKVFKDNAHLWRPTAEMFLIGDAINEKIAWPLLKFEIMASITTAATPAKPAATKTASPTKPAKKKAMRSGSTSTTKSAKQKCILFDCSNTGRKVAEGRVASTDPKELCHFVPLGPNASKVWVEVAKIGDAKVWRPNSEIEYISDVIGSVVAWPNDKLKLV; encoded by the exons ATGGCAAAAACAAGAGGAGGAGGACAAGTTGGTTCTCGTCGGAGTAGACGTAATCAAGGCTTGGATGTAGTAGATCCAACACTAACAGTGAAGAAAAGAACAACAAAGAAAGTGGCTGCCCCAACAAAGGCTTTAGTTCTAATGCCAACGAGAAGAAGTAGTAGAATCAAGAAAGTGGCTGCTCAAGATGACGAGGTAGAAGATGAGCTAGAAGATGTTACACCAGAATATATTCCGCGAGATGATGAGCTAGAAGATGTTACACCAGAATATATTCCGCGAGATGATGAGGTAGAAGATGTAACACCGGAAGATGTAACACCAGTGGCTGATCAAGCTGAGAAGGCAAGGTCTGAAGATgataaagaagaaggagaagcttGTTTGAAAGGACAGGAACAGAAAGAGGATGATGGAGAACCTGCTAATATGGTAGAAGATGAAGTTCTCAATGAGGAAGGGAACGAAGAAGTCAGCAATGCTCAAGATGATGAGATTCCTAGTAACGAAGGAGTTGAGCTACAAGGGGAagaagtgaaagaaaaaaatagaaaaggacCAACAAAGATGCGTAGAGTGGCTGAAAATCCTAATGAAAAGGTTGCGGTCACATTCACTGACTTTGGTGAGCATGTTGGACCTGGTTCAGTAACACTATCATCTTTTCTTGGTCCTCTTGTGAGGGAACATGTTCCGGTAACACTTTCTGATTGGAGAAGACTTGATGCAGCGACTAAAGCAACAATGTGGGAAGAAATTCAG GGGAGGTTTAACTTGCAAGAAGAGTGGCATAAAGCTGTTATTTTCAAGCAGTTGGGAAGCTTGTGGAGGGCTGGGAAGTCAAGGCTAGTGTCACAAGTACGGGCAGCGAAGACTGCTGCTGagagattaaaattaaaacccaGCAACGTCCCATCTATACAAGTGTGGAACACTTGGGTTAGGAGCAAGACTACCTCAAGATTCACG GAAATAAGTAATAGGTACCGAGAGCTGAGAAAAAATCAGATTCCTCATACCACCAGCCGCAAAGGAATGATTCGTTTAGCTTATGATATG aaaaaaaagagtcaaGACCCGAAAAAAGTGAGTAGGAGTAAGGTATGGATTGCGGGACATACTCACGCTGATGGTAGACCCGTGAAGCCTCAATATGCTGAGACTATT GAACAAATCCAGTCACTTGATAGTCAAATGGACTCTACATCAGCTGCTGATAACATAAGGGAGGATGCTGTCACCAAGATTTTGGGAAAAGACAAACCTGGACGAGTAAGGGGGTTTGGTAGAGGGATTACGGCTACTAAACTAGCATTTCTGCAATCTAGAGACGCAAAGATTGCTGATATGGCTAGTGAGATTGAAGAGTTGAAGGGCATG AAAACTAATGGTGAGACTGAAACATCTGAGACAAGTGTTGGATTCAAAGAAGGAGTCAGAGTACAAATACTGGATTGGTTTGAGTCAGAAGATGTAGTTGTTGGTGAAGGAGAATTTTGCTCTGATGAACCGATGTACAAAATTGGTCGTGTGCCTATTGGTCCTAATGTAGTGGCTGTTATTGTTAAGTCTGCATTAATCTCGGAAGCTTTTCTCTGGAGGCCTACGACAGATGTATTATCTCTTGAGGACGCAGTGGGATGCAAAGTAGCTTGGCCAATAAATAAAGTGGTTTTGGACAGGAATCCAGTAGCGTCTCAAGATGTATCGATG CAACACAAGgaaggcgaaactcgaagatgCAAAATCTATGACTGGacttcagaagaagaagaggttatTGCTGAAGGTCTCCTGTGCTCATCTAATTCCAAAGAGATGGTTAACAATATACCTCTGGGTCCAAATGCGGTGAGCATTGAAGTGGTGAAGGTGTTTAAAGATAATGCTCATTTGTGGAGGCCAACTGCGGAGATGTTTTTGATTGGTGATGCAATTAACGAGAAAATCGCATGGCCACTCCTCAAGTTTGAAATCATGGCTTCGATCACTACAGCTGCAACACCTGCAAAACCTGCAGCCACGAAAACAGCATCACCTACCAAACCAGCAAAGAAAAAAGCAATG AGGTCAGGCAGCACTAGTACCACCAAAAGTGCAAAGCAGAAGTGTATTCTCTTCGACTGCAGCAACACCGGACGTAAGGTAGCTGAAGGAAGAGTGGCTTCAACTGATCCGAAAGAGCTGTGTCACTTTGTGCCCCTGGGTCCAAATGCAAGCAAGGTGTGGGTTGAAGTGGCTAAGATTGGTGATGCAAAGGTGTGGAGGCCAAATTCAGAGATTGAATACATCTCTGATGTAATAGGTTCGGTTGTGGCATGGCCAAATGATAAACTGAAGTTGGTGTGA
- the LOC108817943 gene encoding uncharacterized protein LOC108817943 isoform X4, giving the protein MILSAIPEIIVFMCGRDTHHRSFFTLFTFSLFLRNSRVFSRIEASAVSEMAKTRGGGQVGSRRSRRNQGLDVVDPTLTVKKRTTKKVAAPTKALVLMPTRRSSRIKKVAAQDDEVEDELEDVTPEYIPRDDELEDVTPEYIPRDDEVEDVTPEDVTPVADQAEKARSEDDKEEGEACLKGQEQKEDDGEPANMVEDEVLNEEGNEEVSNAQDDEIPSNEGVELQGEEVKEKNRKGPTKMRRVAENPNEKVAVTFTDFGEHVGPGSVTLSSFLGPLVREHVPVTLSDWRRLDAATKATMWEEIQGRFNLQEEWHKAVIFKQLGSLWRAGKSRLVSQVRAAKTAAERLKLKPSNVPSIQVWNTWVRSKTTSRFTEISNRYRELRKNQIPHTTSRKGMIRLAYDMKKKSQDPKKVSRSKVWIAGHTHADGRPVKPQYAETIEQIQSLDSQMDSTSAADNIREDAVTKILGKDKPGRVRGFGRGITATKLAFLQSRDAKIADMASEIEELKGMKTNGETETSETSVGFKEGVRVQILDWFESEDVVVGEGEFCSDEPMYKIGRVPIGPNVVAVIVKSALISEAFLWRPTTDVLSLEDAVGCKVAWPINKVVLDRNPVASQDVSMQHKEGETRRCKIYDWTSEEEEVIAEGLLCSSNSKEMVNNIPLGPNAVSIEVVKVFKDNAHLWRPTAEMFLIGDAINEKIAWPLLKFEIMASITTAATPAKPAATKTASPTKPAKKKAMAALVPPKVQSRSVFSSTAATPDVR; this is encoded by the exons ATCATTCTTCACTCTCTTCACTTTCTCACTGTTTCTAAGAAACTCCCGAGTGTTCTCACGAATCGAAGCTTCAGCAG TTTCAGAAATGGCAAAAACAAGAGGAGGAGGACAAGTTGGTTCTCGTCGGAGTAGACGTAATCAAGGCTTGGATGTAGTAGATCCAACACTAACAGTGAAGAAAAGAACAACAAAGAAAGTGGCTGCCCCAACAAAGGCTTTAGTTCTAATGCCAACGAGAAGAAGTAGTAGAATCAAGAAAGTGGCTGCTCAAGATGACGAGGTAGAAGATGAGCTAGAAGATGTTACACCAGAATATATTCCGCGAGATGATGAGCTAGAAGATGTTACACCAGAATATATTCCGCGAGATGATGAGGTAGAAGATGTAACACCGGAAGATGTAACACCAGTGGCTGATCAAGCTGAGAAGGCAAGGTCTGAAGATgataaagaagaaggagaagcttGTTTGAAAGGACAGGAACAGAAAGAGGATGATGGAGAACCTGCTAATATGGTAGAAGATGAAGTTCTCAATGAGGAAGGGAACGAAGAAGTCAGCAATGCTCAAGATGATGAGATTCCTAGTAACGAAGGAGTTGAGCTACAAGGGGAagaagtgaaagaaaaaaatagaaaaggacCAACAAAGATGCGTAGAGTGGCTGAAAATCCTAATGAAAAGGTTGCGGTCACATTCACTGACTTTGGTGAGCATGTTGGACCTGGTTCAGTAACACTATCATCTTTTCTTGGTCCTCTTGTGAGGGAACATGTTCCGGTAACACTTTCTGATTGGAGAAGACTTGATGCAGCGACTAAAGCAACAATGTGGGAAGAAATTCAG GGGAGGTTTAACTTGCAAGAAGAGTGGCATAAAGCTGTTATTTTCAAGCAGTTGGGAAGCTTGTGGAGGGCTGGGAAGTCAAGGCTAGTGTCACAAGTACGGGCAGCGAAGACTGCTGCTGagagattaaaattaaaacccaGCAACGTCCCATCTATACAAGTGTGGAACACTTGGGTTAGGAGCAAGACTACCTCAAGATTCACG GAAATAAGTAATAGGTACCGAGAGCTGAGAAAAAATCAGATTCCTCATACCACCAGCCGCAAAGGAATGATTCGTTTAGCTTATGATATG aaaaaaaagagtcaaGACCCGAAAAAAGTGAGTAGGAGTAAGGTATGGATTGCGGGACATACTCACGCTGATGGTAGACCCGTGAAGCCTCAATATGCTGAGACTATT GAACAAATCCAGTCACTTGATAGTCAAATGGACTCTACATCAGCTGCTGATAACATAAGGGAGGATGCTGTCACCAAGATTTTGGGAAAAGACAAACCTGGACGAGTAAGGGGGTTTGGTAGAGGGATTACGGCTACTAAACTAGCATTTCTGCAATCTAGAGACGCAAAGATTGCTGATATGGCTAGTGAGATTGAAGAGTTGAAGGGCATG AAAACTAATGGTGAGACTGAAACATCTGAGACAAGTGTTGGATTCAAAGAAGGAGTCAGAGTACAAATACTGGATTGGTTTGAGTCAGAAGATGTAGTTGTTGGTGAAGGAGAATTTTGCTCTGATGAACCGATGTACAAAATTGGTCGTGTGCCTATTGGTCCTAATGTAGTGGCTGTTATTGTTAAGTCTGCATTAATCTCGGAAGCTTTTCTCTGGAGGCCTACGACAGATGTATTATCTCTTGAGGACGCAGTGGGATGCAAAGTAGCTTGGCCAATAAATAAAGTGGTTTTGGACAGGAATCCAGTAGCGTCTCAAGATGTATCGATG CAACACAAGgaaggcgaaactcgaagatgCAAAATCTATGACTGGacttcagaagaagaagaggttatTGCTGAAGGTCTCCTGTGCTCATCTAATTCCAAAGAGATGGTTAACAATATACCTCTGGGTCCAAATGCGGTGAGCATTGAAGTGGTGAAGGTGTTTAAAGATAATGCTCATTTGTGGAGGCCAACTGCGGAGATGTTTTTGATTGGTGATGCAATTAACGAGAAAATCGCATGGCCACTCCTCAAGTTTGAAATCATGGCTTCGATCACTACAGCTGCAACACCTGCAAAACCTGCAGCCACGAAAACAGCATCACCTACCAAACCAGCAAAGAAAAAAGCAATG GCAGCACTAGTACCACCAAAAGTGCAAAGCAGAAGTGTATTCTCTTCGACTGCAGCAACACCGGACGTAAGGTAG